A window of Nocardioidaceae bacterium genomic DNA:
TGGTGGCCTGGAAGCACCCCATGGGTCACACGTGGCGCTGGGAGATGCAGCAGGTCGGCGAGGGGCGTACGCAGGTCACCGAGACCTTCGACTACTCCACCGCGCTGGTGCCGAAGGCGCTGGAGCTCGCCGGGTTCCCGAAGAAGAACGGCGAGGGCATCGCCTCCACGTTGCGCAACCTCGCCCGGCGCTTCTCCTGACCGCTCTCGGCGGGTGACCTACTTCCGTCCCATCGACTGCAGCCCGCCGAGCAGTCCCCACGGCGTGTGCCGCGCCAGCGTCGAGAGCGCCTTGTAGCGGCGGCTCGGCACCGACAGGCGCCTGCCGGCGTCGAGGTCCCGCAACGCCCCGTCGACGAGGTCGTCGACGTCGAGCCAGAGGAAGGACGGTACGGCGTCGCGCCCCACGTCCATGCGCTCGTGGAACTCGGTGCGTACGAAGCCGGGGCACAGCGCCATCACCTGCACCGCACCGTCGGTCGGCCTGCCGTAGGTGAGGTCGGCCCACTCACTGAGCGCCGTGACGTACGCCTTGGCCGCCCCGTAGGTGCCCCGCGGCAGGTAGCCCGCCACGCTGGAGACGTTGACGATTCGCCCTGACCCGCGGGCGACCATCGCCCCGAGAGCCGCGTGGGTCAGGCGCATCACCGCGGTCACCAGCACGTCGAGCATCTGCTGCTCGGCCTCCACGTCGTTGTCGAGCAGCGGCATCTTCAGTCCGAAGCCGGCGTTGTTGACCAGCAGGGCGACCGGCTCCACCGGGTCCGCCACGCGCGCCTCGAGCACCGCGAGGTCACTGCGCGAGGAGAGGTCGAGCGCCAGCACGTCCACCTCGACCCCGTGCGCGGCGCGCAGGCGCTGCGCCGTCTCCTCCAGCCGGGCGGTGTCGCGTGCGACCAGCAGCAGGTCGTGGCCGCGGGCGGCGAGGCGCTCGGCGAAGGCCAGACCGATGCCGGCGGTGCCTCCGGTGACGACGGCGAGGCCCGGGGCGGACGGGGGCGGGGTGGGAGCGATCGACTCGGCCATGCCCCGACTCTCCCAGACGCTGTGGCGACCCCGGGCGGCTGCGTGAGCAGACACACCCGCCCCGTGCGCGGCAGATCACGGGGACCGTTGCCGATCTGTTGCATGATGGCCAGCGATGACTACCACGCTCGCGGTCGCCAACCAGAAGGGCGGCGTCGCCAAGACCACCTCCGTGGCCTCGATCGGTGTGGCCCTCGCCGAGCTCGGGCACCGCGTGCTGCTCGTCGACCTCGACCCCCAGGCGTGCCTGACCTTCAGCCTCGGCATCGACCCCGAGGACCTCGAGCTGTCCGTGCACCACGTGCTCACCAAGGGCCTGGATCCGGCAGAGGTGCTGGTCACGACCGAGGACGCGGTCGACCTGCTGCCGGCGACCATCGAGCTCGCGCGCGCCGAGGCCGACCTGCTCACCCGCACCGGCCGCGAGCACGTCATCAAGTCCAGCCTCGAGGACCTCACCGAGTACGACTGGATCCTGCTGGACTGCCCGCCCTCGCTCGGCGTGCTGACCGTCGCCGCGCTGACCGCCGCCGACGGCGTCCTGGTGCCGCTGCAGTGCGAGACGCTCTCGCACCGTGGGGTGGGCCAGCTGCTCGACACCGTCCACGACGTACGCCGCTTCACGAACAAGAAGCTCGAGGTCTGGGGGGTCCTGCCGACCCTCTTCGACGGCCGCACCACCCACTCCCGCACCGTGCTCGAGACGATCTCGGAGACCTACGGCCTCGAGGTCGTCGAGCCCCCGATCCCGAAGTCGATCCGGTTCGCCGAGGCGCCCGCGGCCGGACGCTCGATCCTCGCCACGACGCGCTCGCACAAGGGCGCCGAGGCCTACCGCGAGGTCGCGAGGAACCTCGTCAACCGCGCCCGGCGCAAGGCCTGAGCCGCATGGTCGTCCCCGAGGCCGTACGCACCAGGCCGCGGGTGCGGTACGCCCGGATCTCCGCGCTCGTCTCCTCCGTCGCCGCGACCGCCGTCGCGACGCTCGGACCTCTCGGCGTGGTCGACTCCGCCACCCTCGCACCGACGGCCGCCGAGGCCGCCGAGCCCGCCGAGCCCGCCGGTCCTCCCGCGCCGCAGGCCGAGCCGTCCCGTGGTGCGGCCGTGCTGAGCGCCGCCGAGAGCACGCCCTACGACGCGCCGATCCCCACCCCGTCGGTCGAGCCCGTCCCCGAGGCGCCGCTGCCCGCAGACTCCGGCGAGGGCCGCCGAGCCGTCTTCTCCGAGTCCCAGCAGCGGGTGTGGCTCGTGGGCCGCGGCGGCGAGGTCAGGCGCACGTACCCGGTCTCCGGGTCGATCTACGACAACCTGGACCCCGGCTCGTACGAGGTGTTCTCCCGGTCCGAGCAGGCCTACGGCATCGACGACTCCGGTGAGATGAGGTTCTTCGTCCGCTTCACCGTCGGCGACAACGCCGCCATCGGCTTCCACTCCATCCCGACCAAGGACGGGCGGCGCCTGCAGACGCGCGCCGAGCTGGGCACGCCCACCTCCCACGGCTGCATCCGGCAGGCGCTGCCGGACGCCAAGGCCATGTGGCGGTTCGCCCAGCTCGGCGACGCGGTCGTCGTCGTCGCCTGAGGACTACCCCTCGGTCGCAGCCTGGCTGCTCTGGCCGCCCTGGCTGCCCTGGGGCGTCTCGACCGGCTTGCCGCCGCGGCTGCGCCGACGACGCCGGTTGCGGCTGCTCGACGACCCGCCCTGACCGCCCTGGCCGCCCTGACCGCCCTGACCGTTCGAGGCCTCGCCGCCACCGGAGGCGGCCCCGTCACCGGACTGGCCGCCCCGCGTACGCGTGCGGTTGCGCCCGCCGCCGGAGCGGGAGCCCGATCCGCCGGCCGAGCCACGCGAGCCACCGCGGGAGTCCTCGCGCTTCGGCTGCGGCGAGGGGTCCTTGATGCGACCCTTCGTGCCGGCGGGGATGTCGTGGTCGGCGAGGAAGTTCTCGCTCGAGGAGTAGGTCTCGACAGGCTCGTCGAAGGGCAGGTCGAGAGCCTTGTTGATCATCTTCCAGCGGTGCACGTCCGCCCAGTCCACGAGCGTGATGGCGACACCGGTCTTGCCGGCGCGACCCGTACGCCCGATGCGGTGCACGTAGGTCTTGTCGTCCTCGGGACTGGTGTAGTTGATGACGTGGCTGACCCCGGCGACGTCGATGCCGCGGGCGGCGACGTCGGTGGCCACCAGCACCCGCAGCTCGTCGTCGCGGAACCGCTTCAGCGCCTTCTCACGCGCCGTCTGCGCCATGTCGCCGTGCAGCGGCGAGGCGGGGAAGCCGCGGTCGGCGAGGTCGTCGGCGATGCGCTGCGCCTGCCGCTTCGTACGCGTGAAGATGATCGTCTTCGCCGACTCCGGCGACTGCAGCAGCCGACCGATCATCTCGGGCTTGTCCAGGTCGTGGGCCTGGTAGACGTACTGCGTCGTCTTCGGGACCGTTTGGTTCTCCGTCACCGACTCGGCACGGATGTTCATCGCCTGCCGCATGTGGGTGCGGGCCAGCGACACGATCGCCGAGGGCATCGTCGCGCTGAACAGCATCGTCTGGCGCGCCTTCGGCGTCAGCGCGAGCAGCCGCTCCACGTCGGGCAGGAAGCCCAGGTCGAGCATCTCGTCGGCCTCGTCGAGCACCAGGGTGCGGACGTGGCCGAGGTCCAGCGCCTTGCGGTTGGCCAGGTCCAGCAGACGGCCCGGGGTGCCGACGACGATCTCGACGCCGGTCTGCAGCGCGTCCAGCTGCGGCTCGAAGGGCGTGCCGCCGTAGATGCTGAGCACCCGGTGGCCGATGTCAGCGCTCGCCAGCGTGAGGTCGCCGTGCACCTGCAGGGCGAGCTCACGCGTGGGCGCCACGACGAGCGCCTGCGGCTTGCCCGGCGTCACCTTCTCGGCGTACGCGGGGTCGCTCGGCGGCGTCGCCCGCTGGATCAGCGGGATGCCGAACGCCAACGTCTTGCCGGTGCCCGTACGAGCCTGACCGATGAGGTCGGTGCCCTCCAGCGCGATCGAGAGGGTCATCTCCTGGATGGGGAACGGCTCCACGATGCCCGCCCGCTCGAGGGCGTCGGCGATGGGAGGAAGGACCCCGAGGTCTCTGAAGGTGGTCAGTATTCTGGCCTGTCTACTTGCTGTTCGGTGCACATCAGCCGGGTGCGAGCTGAGGAATGAGCAGTAGCGAGCATAGCCGCCGAACGGGGCTAGGCTGCCCAGCCATGAGCGACGCCACCTCCACGGAGTCCAGCCAGGCCCCGGTCCTGGTCCCCGCCGCCACGATGCCGGCGGGCGCCCCGGACGACGACCGCGACCTCTCGCCGGAGTACACCCAGGCCGTCGTGGACCTGCTCGGTGCCATCGCCTACGGCGAGATCAGTGCCTTCGAGCGGCTCGCCGAGGACAGCCAGCTCGCCCCCTCCCTCACCGACAAGCTCACGATGGCGACGATGGCGTCGGCGCAGCTCTCGCACGTCGAGGGCCTGCGTGCCCGCATCGAGGAGCTCGACGCCGACCTGCTCGCGGCCATGGCCCCGTTCCAGGAGTCCATCGACAGGTTCCACGAGCACACCGCCCCGCGTGACTGGTTCGAGGGACTGGTCAAGGCCTACGTCGGCGACCAGCTCGCTGCCGACTTCTTTCGCGAGATCGCCGAGCTGCTGGACCCGCGGACGCGCCACGTCATCATCGCGTCCCTGGCCGACATCGGGCAGACCGACTTCATCATCGACCGCGTCAACCGGGCCATCGCCGCCGACCACCGTCTCGGTGGACGCCTCGCCCTGTGGGGTCGCCGCCTCATGGGGGAGGCGCTCATCCAGGCCCAACAGGTCGCCGCCGAACGCGACAGCCTCACGGCCCTGCTCACCGGGGGAGCGGACGGGCGCCCCGGCATGGACCTCGCCGAGATCGGGCGCATGTTCACCCGGCTGACCGACCGGCACGCCCGGCGCATGGACAGGCTGGGGCTGGAGAGCTGAGCTGTTCGGCTCGCTGAGCTGTTCGGCTCGCTCCGCTCGCGTGTCCTCGCTCAGGCCCTCGTCTTCCCTCCTGCGCGCGCACGACCCGCTCGGCTGGCGCCTCGCGAGTCGTCCGTGCTCGTCAGTCCAGACGAGGTCCGCTCGGACGGACACCCCCGGTGGTCACCCGGACAGGCTGGTGCGAGGACACGCGAGCGGAGCGAGCCAAAAGACTCAGGCTCGTGTCTTCTTGCGAGTGTTGCGGCCAGTGATCGTGCTCGCCAGGACGACCAGCACCGCGGCGATACCGATGGACATCAGCCAGCGCCACACGTCGGAGCTGTCGGGGAGCTGCCACTCGAAGATGACGTTGGCGATCACGACACCGCCGATGCCGCACAGGATCGTCAGCCACAGCGGGGTGTTGTCGCGGCTGCTCGGAGCCAGGAACTTGCCGAACAGCCCGATGACGGTGCCGACGATGAGGAGGTAGACGTACAGCATGACGATCAGTTGCCCGCCACCGACCGAGGAGAAACCGTCAGGTCAGGAGCGGAAGCCGACCGTGCCCTGGGTCGGGGCGCCGAACTCGACGTACGCGACCTTGTCGCTGTCGACGAGCAGCGTGCGACCACGGGCATCGACCAGCGGCACCAGGCCGGCGGCGTCGTTGAGCTGCTTCGCCAGCTCCTCCGGGGTCGTCTCGAGGTCGATGTAGAGCTCGCGGGGCGCGCTCTGCAGGCCGATCTTGATCTCCATGGGTGATTCCTCAGCTCGAGTCAGTGGGTCGGGGGCGGTCGGAGCGGAGCTCAGCCCGCGTCCTCGGTGCGGGGGTATCCGCCGATGCCGCGCCAGGCCAGACCCGCCACGAGCCCGGCGGCCTCCTGGCGATCGATGTCGGAGCCGTCCAGCCAGTAGCGCGCGCTGACCTGCGCCATGCCTACCAGGGACACCGCGAGGAGCGTCGACTGGTCCTGGGTCAGGCCGGTGTCGGCGGCGATCACGCGAGTGATCAGGTCCGCGCACTCGTCGGTGACGTGGTCCACCCGCTGGCGTACGGCGGGCTCGGAGGTGACGTCGGACTCGAAGACGAGACGGAAGGCCCCGGAGTCGTGGGCGACGAAGTCGTAGAAGGCCGCCAGCGTCGCGGCCACGCGCTGCTTGTTGTCCTCGGTGGACTCCAGGGCGCGACGCACCTGGTCGATGACGGTCTCGCAGGCGGTGTCCAGCAGCGCCAGGTACAGGTCGAGCTTGCCCGGGAAGTGCTGGTAGAGCACGGGCTTGGACACGCCTGCGGCGTCGGCGACGTCGTCCATCGCGGCGGCGTGGTAGCCCTGCGCGGTGAAGACCTCCATCGCCGAGCCGAGCAGCTGGGCACGGCGGGCCCGCCGGGGGAGGCGCATGCCGCGGCGCACGGGGGAGGGGACGTCCACGCCGGGGACTCTAGCCGCGTGCGGCGTCCATCCCTCGGACCGTCGCCAGGCGGTGCGGACCGGTGCGGGAAGATCGGGACCGCCGTGCAGGTTGCACGGTCGAACGCTCCTGACCCCCACTCCCGTACGCCTAGGAGAGCCGTCGTGTCCTACCCCCCGCTCGTGGAGCCGGCCGCCCAGCTGAGCACCGACGAGGTCCGCCGCTACAGCCGGCACCTGATCATCCCCGACGTCGGCATGACCGGGCAGAAGCGCCTGAAGAACGCGAAGGTCCTGGTCATCGGAGCCGGTGGCCTGGGCAGCCCGGCACTGATGTACCTCGCCGCCGCCGGCGTCGGCACCCTCGGCGTCGTCGAGTTCGACGAGGTCGACGAGTCCAACCTGCAGCGGCAGATCATCCACGGGCAGTCCGACGTCGGCCGACCCAAGGCCGTCTCCGCGAAGGAGTCCGTGGCCGAGATCAACCCCCTGATCGAGGTCAGGGTGCACGAGGAGCGCCTCGACAACGACAACGTCTTCGAGATCATCGAGCCCTACGACCTCATCGTCGACGGCACCGACAACTTCGCCACGCGCTACCTCGTCAACGATGCCTGCTACTTCGCCGGCAAGCCGTACGTCTGGGGCTCGATCTACCGCTTCGACGGCCAGGCCTCGGTGTTCTGGCCGCACGCCCCGGGCGGCACGGCGCCGTGCTACCGGTGCCTGTACCCCGAGCCGCCCCCGCCCGGCATGGTGCCCAGCTGCGCCGAGGGCGGCGTGCTCGGCGTGCTCTGCGCGGCGATCGGCTCGATCCAGGTCAACGAGGCCATCAAGGTCATCACCGGCATCGGTGAGCCCGCCGTGGGCTCCCTGGTCGTCTACGACGCCCTGGAGCTGGAGTGGAACAAGGTCCGCATGCGCAAGGACCCGAACTGCGCTCTGTGCGGTGAGAACCCGTCGGTCACCGAGCTCATCGACTACGAGTACTTCTGCGGGGCCGTCAGCGACGAGGCGGCCGACGCCGCCGCCGGCTCCACGATCTCGGTGAAGCAGCTCGAGACGATGCTCGGTGAGCGCGAGGCCGGCGAGCGCGACTTCGTGCTGGTCGACGTGCGCGAGCAGAACGAGTTCGAGATCAACCGCATCCCGGGCTCGGTGCTGATCCCCAAGGGCGAGTTCCTCAACGGCAACGCCTTCGACCAGCTGCCCGCGATCGACTCGGGCACGCAGGTGGTGCTGCACTGCAAGTCCGGCGTCCGCTCCGCCGAGGCGCTCAACACCGTCAAGCAGGCCGGGTACGACGACGCCGTGCACGTCGGCGGCGGGGTCGTGGCATGGGTCGACCAGGTCGACCCGAGCCAGCCCTCGTACTGACCCGCCCTGGCGTCTCCTCCCCCTGCCGGTCTGGTCCGGCAGGGGGAGGAAACGTGACGTACGCCGCTTCTCGTCGTTGGCCGTGGAAACGAACTCGACCCCGAGGGAGATCCATGTCCGACAGCACCCGCCCGTCCGTCACCCGCAGCACCCGCAGCACCCGCCGTCTCGGGGCCGGAGCCGGCGCCCTCGCGCTGGCCTGCGCGGCGGTCGTCGCTCCCGGCCTCACGACCGCGGCCAGCGCGGCGCCGACGTACGCCCCGGTGGAGGAGGCCACGATCACGCCCGGCGTGCAGATGTACACCGGGGGCGGGCAGTGCACCGCCAACTTCGTCTTCGACGACGACGCGGGCAACGTCTTCGTCGGGTACGCCGCGCACTGCGCCGGTCTCGGTGAGGCCACCGACACCAACGGCTGCCAGGCGAGCTCGATGCCGCTCGGCACCCGCGTCGACTTCGTGCGCGGCGGGAGCCTGCTGGGCGCCGGCGAACGCCTCGGTGGCGGCACGCTGGTCTACTCCTCGTGGCTGGCGATGCAGGAGGCAGGCACGACCGACGAGAACGCCTGCGCCTTCAACGACTTCGCCCTGGTGCAGGTCGACGACGCCGATCTCGACCAGGTGAACCCGACGGTGCCCTTCTTCGGAGGCCCCACCGGCATCGACACCGACGGCACCCGACCGGGCGAGCAGGTCTTCTCCTACGGCAACTCCAGCCTGCGCGGCGGCATCGAGCTGCTCTCGCCCAAGCGGGGCGCCAGCCTCGGCGACTCCGGCGACGGCTGGAGCCACAGCGTCTACACCCTCACCCCGGGCGTCCCCGGAGACTCGGGATCGGGCTTCATGACCTCCGGCGGGGCCGCGCTCGGCACCCTCTCGACCCTCGCCCTGGCGCCGCTTCCGGCCTCCAACGGCGTCGGCGACCTGAGCCGAGAGCTGGCGTACGCGCAGCAGCACTCCGGCCTCGCCGGGCTCGACCTGGTCGAGGGCACCGAGCCGTTCACGCCGAACGGCTCGCTGGACGCCGTCGGCCTGCTCGACCTCGGCGGGCTCGGCGGGCTCGGCGGCGTTCTCGGAGGCCTGGGTTCGCGCCTCGGACGCTGACCGCACCGACCCGGACCGCGGGCCCCCGGGAGACGTCGCTCCGTCATCCCGGGGGCCTCGGTGCGTTCCTGACGGTCCTCCCGCCCGGTCGTGGGGACGGGGCCGTTCACCGGCTAGGTTGCCCGCCGTGGCGGCGGTCTTCGACGAGGCGTACGTGGAGGCCGTGCTGCGGTGCGTCGAGGCGGTCCCGCGCGGACGGGTGACCACCTACGGCGCCATCGGGGACGTCGTCGGCTCGGGCCCGCGCCTGGTCGGCCGGGCGCTGGCTGCGTCCGGGGACGGCGTGCCGTGGTGGCGGGTGGTCCGCGCCGACGGCTCCCTGCCGCCGAGCCACGGCCCACGGGCGCGCGAGGCGTACGCGGCCGAGGGCACCCCGGTGCGGCCCTCGGGCCGGGTGGCGGTCGCCGATGCCTTCTGGCAGCCCACTCCGCCACGGCCTCCGGTTGTGTCGGCGGTCGATGATGAAGTGGGTCCGTGACCACCTACCGCCTGCTGGCGACCGCGGCGAGCGCCGCGACGCCACCGCCCCTGGACCAGGACCAGCGCGCCGTCGTGGCCCATACCGACGGACCGCTGCTGGTGCTGGCCGGCCCCGGCACGGGCAAGACGACGACGCTGGTCGAGGCCATCACGGCGCGGCTCGAGGAAGGCGTCGACCCCGCGGCGGTCCTCGCCCTGACCTTCAGCCGCAAGGCGGCGACGGAGCTGCGCGACCGCGTCACGGCGCGGTCCGCGCGCACGGTCGCGACGGTCCCGTCCCAGACGTTCCACTCCTTCGCGCTGAGCCTGCTGCGGCGCTACGCCCCGGCCGGGCTGTACGCGGGACCGCTCCGGCTGCTGACCGCTCCCGAGGCCGACGTCGTGATGCGCGAGCTGCTGACCGGCTCCCCGGTCCGGTGGCCGGCCGGTCTGCGCACGGCGCTCGGCACGCGCGGCTTCGCCCACGAGGTCGCCACGGTGATCTCACGGGCGCGGGAGAAGGGCATGGATCCGTACGCGCTGCACGACCTCGCCTCCCGGCACGGGGCTTCTGAGCTGCAGGCCGCGGCGCTGTTCATGGAGGAGTACCTCACCAACCTCGACTCCCAGGGCGCCACCGACTACGCAGACCTCGTCCGCCGCGCCGTCCTGGAGGCGCAGACCCACCGCGAGGAGCTGCGAGCCGAGTTCGGTCATGTCTATGTCGACGAGTACCAGGACACCGACCCCGGCCAGGTGGCGCTGCTGCGGGCCATCGCCGGCGACGGTCGGCACCTCGTCGCCGTGGGCGACCCGCACCAGTCGATCTACGGGTTCCGCGGCGCCGAGGTGCGCGGCATCCTGGACTTCCCCGAGCAGTTCCCCGACCGCGCGGGCGCGCAGGCGCCGGTGGTGGTGCTCGGCACGACCCGCCGCTTCGGGCACAACATCGCCACGGCGACCGCGCGGGTGGCCGCGGGTATCGGCCTGCGCGGCAGCATCCCCCGGGCGCAGCGTGAGCGCTTCGCCTCGCCCACCGTGCTCGGCGACGGCGACGGCGACGGCGACCGGGGACGGGTGGAGGTGCTGACCTACGACACCGAGCGGGCCGAGGCCGAGCACGTGGCCGACCTCCTGCGCCGTGCCCACCTCGAGCACGGGGTGCCCTGGTCGCGCATGGCGGTGCTCGCGCGGTCCGGCCGAGGTCAGCTGCCCTCCCTGCGACGGTCGTTGGCGGCCGCCGGAGTCCCGGTGGACGTGGCCGGTGACGAGCTGGCGCTGGGGGAGGAGCCGGCCGTGGCGGCGCTCCTCACCGCGCTCGGCGTGGTCGACCTGCTGCGCAACGGGGAGGAGGTGCCGGTCGACAGCGCCGCCGAGCTCCTGCGGGGGCCGCTCGCCGACCTCGACGCCTCCGACGTCCGGCGGCTCGCGCGGGCGCTGCGTGCTCAGGCGCGGGCCGACGGCCGACCTCCGCCGCCGTCGGCGACGGCGCTGCGCGACGCCCTGGTCGCGCCGGACAGGCTCGACCCGCTGGTGTCCTCAGGCGGGCCCGACGCCCAGGTCGCCCGCGCCTTCGCACGGCTGGCGCATCGGCTGCGCGACACCGCCGACGGGCTGCGCGCCGGGGGCACCGCGGAGACCGCCCTGTGGGCCCTGTGGGACGGCACCGGGTGGCCCGAGCGGCTGCGCCGGGCCACGGAGCGCCCGGGCAGCACCGCCCGCCAGGCCCACCGTGACCTCGACGCCGTCTGCGCGCTCTTCGACAGCGCGGGACGCGCGGTCGACGACGAGGGACACAAGAGTGTGCGCGCCTTCCTCGACACCGTCAGGGCCCAGCAGATCCCGGCCGGCACCCTCGCGGAGGCCGACACCCGCGACGACGCGGTGCGGCTGCTCACCGCTCACCGCTCCAAGGGGCTGGAGTGGGACCTGGTCGTGGTCTGCCACGTGCAGGAGGAGGTCTGGCCCGACTTGAGACGTCGCGCGACGCTGCTGCAGCCGGACCGACTGGGTGTCGAGGCCGACGGCCGGCCGCGCTGGCAGCCGCCGACGACACGGCGCGAAGCGCTGGCGGAGGAGCGGCGGCTGTTCTACGTGGCCTGCACGCGGGCCCGCCGTCGCCTCGTGGTCACCGCTGTCGCGAGCACGGACGACGACGGCGAGCAGCCGTCGAGGTTCCTCGCCGAGCTGGGCACCCATGTGACCCACCGTCGCGGGAGGCCCTCGCGGCCACTGGCCCTCAGCGGGCTGGTCGCGGAGCTGCGACGCGTCGTCGGCGACCCGAGCCGGTCTCCGGCGTTGCGCGACGCCGCGGCGAGACGACTCGCTCTGCTGGCGGCGACGCGGCACGAGTCCGGTCGACCGGTCGCGCCGCACGCCGACCCGGCGGCCTGGTGGGGCCTGCGGGAGCACAGCCGCGCCGAGCAGCCCGTCCGTGAGACCGAGGCGCCGCTCCGTCTCTCGGCCAGCGCCCTGGCGGCGCTGCGCACCTGCCCGGCGAAGTGGTTCCTGGAGCGGGAGGCCGGCGGCGCGTCGCTGAACAGCGCGGCCCAGGGCTTCGGCAACCTCGTGCACCTGCTCGCGGAGCAGGTCGCCACGGGGGAGCTCGACGTCGGGCCGGAGGACAGCGAGGCCCTCATGGAGCACGTCGACAGGGTCTGGGCGCAGATCGCCTTCCGCACCCCGTGGTCGAGCACCCGGGAGCGCGAGGCCGTCCGTGAGGTCCTGGGCCGGTTCCTGCGGCACCACCACCGGCCGGACGCGCGCACGACCAGCGGCGTCGAGCAGGCCTTCGAGGTCCCTGTCGAGCTGCCGGACGGCGAACGCGTGGTGCTGCGCGGATTCGCCGACCGCCTGGAGCTCGACGCGCAGGGCCGGGTCTGGGTCGTCGACCTCAAGACGACCAAGCGCACCCTCACCAAGGCCGAGCTCGCGGAGGACCCCCAGCTGGGCGTCTACCAGCTGGCCGCCGCGCACGGCGCCTTCGCTGCTCCCGGGGCCGGGGCGGGAGAAGGCGGCGTCGACGTGGGCGGCGCCGAGCTGTGGCAGCTGAGGCACGCCGTCCGCGGCGCCCTGAAGGTGCAGACCATGGAGCCGCAGGAGCCGGACGAGGCCGGCGTCACCACCGTCCAGCAGCAGCTCATGGATGCGTCACGAGTGCTCCGCAGCGAGGAGTTCGTCGCGAGGCCCGGCGGCCACTGCGACCACTGCCCCTTCCAGACGCAGTGCCCGGCGCACACGACCGGGACGGTGCTGTCGTGACGGGCGAGGCGACGACGACACGGATCCGTACCCCCGAGCAGCTCCGGGACCTGATGGGCGACGACTTCACCCTGAGCGAGGAGCAGTGGGCGGCGGTCTCGGCGCCGCTGGCCCCGGCCGTGGTGATCGCCGGCGCGGGATCGGGCAAGACGGCGCTGATGGCGGCCCGGGTCGTGTTCCTCGTCGCCAACGACCTGGTGCGTCCTGACGAGGTGCTGGGTCTGACCTTCACGACGAAGGCGACCGCGGAGCTCGCCTCACGCATCCGAGGCGCGTTGGAGCGGGCAGGTCTGCTCGACCGCGACCTCGACCGCGACCTCGACCGCGACCTCGACCGCGACCTCGAGGTCGACCACGCGTACGAGGTCGGCTCGGGCGAGGCGCCGGAGGTCGAGCGGCTCGAGCCCACGGTGTCGACCTACAACGCGTACGCCGCCTCCTTGCTCACCGAGCACGGTCTGCGTGTCGGTCACGAGCCCGACACGCGGGTCGTCTCCGACGGTGCCCGGTTCCAGCTCGCCGAGCGTGCCGTCGCCTCCCACCGCAAAGAGGTGCGGGAGCTCAGCGACCACCCGCCGACCGTCATCGAGAACCTCCTCGCGTTGGAGTCCGAGCTCGCGGAGCACCTGCGGCAGCCCGATGACGTACGCCGTTTCGACGACCAGCTGCTCGCCGAGTCCGAGGCGGCACGCGACCGCGGTGAGGGCCAGAAGGAGCTGTGCGACCGCATCGCCTCGGCGGTCGCCCGCCGCCGCGAGCTGCTCGGCCTGGTGCAGGACTACCGCGCCCAGAAGTCGCGGCTGGGCCTGATGGACTTCTCCGACCAGGTCGCGCTCGCGGCCCGGCTCGCCCTGGAGCACCCCGCGGTCGGTGAGGCCGAACGCGCGCGGTTCCGCGTCGTGCTCCTCGACGAGTACCAGGACACCTCGGTGGCGCAGGCGAGGATGCTGGCCGCGCTCTTCTCCGGACCGGATGCGGCGCGGGGACTGGGCCACGCGGTGACCGCCGTGGGGGACCCGAACCAGGCGATCTACGGCTGGCGCGGGGCCTCGGTCTCCAACATCGTGCGGTTCGCCGAGTTCTTCGCGCCGGCGCAGGGCGAGCCGCTCACGTTCTCCCTCACGGTCAACCGCCGGTCCGACGAGCGCATCCTCGAGGTGGCGAACGCCGTCGCCGCCCCCTTGTACGACGCCCGCCAGCAGGTCGCCCGGCTGGTCGCGAAGCCCACCGCCGCCACCGGCGAGGTGCGCCTGCGGGTCCACGAGACCGCCGCGGAGGAGCTCGCGTGGGCAGCGG
This region includes:
- a CDS encoding SDR family oxidoreductase; this translates as MAESIAPTPPPSAPGLAVVTGGTAGIGLAFAERLAARGHDLLLVARDTARLEETAQRLRAAHGVEVDVLALDLSSRSDLAVLEARVADPVEPVALLVNNAGFGLKMPLLDNDVEAEQQMLDVLVTAVMRLTHAALGAMVARGSGRIVNVSSVAGYLPRGTYGAAKAYVTALSEWADLTYGRPTDGAVQVMALCPGFVRTEFHERMDVGRDAVPSFLWLDVDDLVDGALRDLDAGRRLSVPSRRYKALSTLARHTPWGLLGGLQSMGRK
- a CDS encoding ParA family protein produces the protein MTTTLAVANQKGGVAKTTSVASIGVALAELGHRVLLVDLDPQACLTFSLGIDPEDLELSVHHVLTKGLDPAEVLVTTEDAVDLLPATIELARAEADLLTRTGREHVIKSSLEDLTEYDWILLDCPPSLGVLTVAALTAADGVLVPLQCETLSHRGVGQLLDTVHDVRRFTNKKLEVWGVLPTLFDGRTTHSRTVLETISETYGLEVVEPPIPKSIRFAEAPAAGRSILATTRSHKGAEAYREVARNLVNRARRKA
- a CDS encoding L,D-transpeptidase, encoding MVVPEAVRTRPRVRYARISALVSSVAATAVATLGPLGVVDSATLAPTAAEAAEPAEPAGPPAPQAEPSRGAAVLSAAESTPYDAPIPTPSVEPVPEAPLPADSGEGRRAVFSESQQRVWLVGRGGEVRRTYPVSGSIYDNLDPGSYEVFSRSEQAYGIDDSGEMRFFVRFTVGDNAAIGFHSIPTKDGRRLQTRAELGTPTSHGCIRQALPDAKAMWRFAQLGDAVVVVA
- a CDS encoding DEAD/DEAH box helicase, coding for MTLSIALEGTDLIGQARTGTGKTLAFGIPLIQRATPPSDPAYAEKVTPGKPQALVVAPTRELALQVHGDLTLASADIGHRVLSIYGGTPFEPQLDALQTGVEIVVGTPGRLLDLANRKALDLGHVRTLVLDEADEMLDLGFLPDVERLLALTPKARQTMLFSATMPSAIVSLARTHMRQAMNIRAESVTENQTVPKTTQYVYQAHDLDKPEMIGRLLQSPESAKTIIFTRTKRQAQRIADDLADRGFPASPLHGDMAQTAREKALKRFRDDELRVLVATDVAARGIDVAGVSHVINYTSPEDDKTYVHRIGRTGRAGKTGVAITLVDWADVHRWKMINKALDLPFDEPVETYSSSENFLADHDIPAGTKGRIKDPSPQPKREDSRGGSRGSAGGSGSRSGGGRNRTRTRGGQSGDGAASGGGEASNGQGGQGGQGGQGGSSSSRNRRRRRSRGGKPVETPQGSQGGQSSQAATEG
- a CDS encoding ferritin-like domain-containing protein; the encoded protein is MPAGAPDDDRDLSPEYTQAVVDLLGAIAYGEISAFERLAEDSQLAPSLTDKLTMATMASAQLSHVEGLRARIEELDADLLAAMAPFQESIDRFHEHTAPRDWFEGLVKAYVGDQLAADFFREIAELLDPRTRHVIIASLADIGQTDFIIDRVNRAIAADHRLGGRLALWGRRLMGEALIQAQQVAAERDSLTALLTGGADGRPGMDLAEIGRMFTRLTDRHARRMDRLGLES
- a CDS encoding GlsB/YeaQ/YmgE family stress response membrane protein — translated: MLYVYLLIVGTVIGLFGKFLAPSSRDNTPLWLTILCGIGGVVIANVIFEWQLPDSSDVWRWLMSIGIAAVLVVLASTITGRNTRKKTRA
- a CDS encoding DUF3107 domain-containing protein produces the protein MEIKIGLQSAPRELYIDLETTPEELAKQLNDAAGLVPLVDARGRTLLVDSDKVAYVEFGAPTQGTVGFRS
- a CDS encoding TetR/AcrR family transcriptional regulator; this translates as MRLPRRARRAQLLGSAMEVFTAQGYHAAAMDDVADAAGVSKPVLYQHFPGKLDLYLALLDTACETVIDQVRRALESTEDNKQRVAATLAAFYDFVAHDSGAFRLVFESDVTSEPAVRQRVDHVTDECADLITRVIAADTGLTQDQSTLLAVSLVGMAQVSARYWLDGSDIDRQEAAGLVAGLAWRGIGGYPRTEDAG